The genomic stretch GTTTTAAGTAAAGTACCGTTAAAAGCATCTACTGTAACAAACATATTCATAACATCTCCCGGTATAACAGGATTTTTAAACTTTACATTATCTATTTTAGCAAAGAACATAAACTTTTTGCCGTATTCTTCAGGCTTTAATAACTTTGTATAGCAGTATATTCCAGAAGTCTGTGCCAATGCCTCAACCATTAAAACACCCGGCATAATAGGACTTTCAGGAAAATGCCCTGTAAACTGAGGTTCATTAAAAGTTACATTTTTTACAGAATGTATTTTTCCATCTTCAATACTTTCTACTCTGTCTACAAGCAGAAATGGATATCTATGAGGCAATAACTCCATTATTTTATTTATATTAATTTTTTCCAT from Brachyspira murdochii DSM 12563 encodes the following:
- the fabZ gene encoding 3-hydroxyacyl-ACP dehydratase FabZ, producing the protein MEKININKIMELLPHRYPFLLVDRVESIEDGKIHSVKNVTFNEPQFTGHFPESPIMPGVLMVEALAQTSGIYCYTKLLKPEEYGKKFMFFAKIDNVKFKNPVIPGDVMNMFVTVDAFNGTLLKTHGEVKVDDKLACSADLGLFLVDKEAMKIDK